A part of Olleya sp. Bg11-27 genomic DNA contains:
- a CDS encoding KdsC family phosphatase: protein MDNKSYKEYLHQITTFIFDVDGVLTNGMITITTSGEMIRHMNVKDGYAMKQALNHGFNVCIISGGTNEGVRTRLNHLGIKDVYLGAHQKIEQLEEYLNNKQIKAEHVLYMGDDIPDVPVLKLVGMPSCPQDAVPEVKRVSKYISHKLGGEGCVRDVIEQVMKVQNKWDSDFDAQTF, encoded by the coding sequence ATGGACAATAAAAGCTATAAAGAATACCTACACCAAATTACAACCTTTATTTTTGACGTAGATGGCGTGTTAACAAATGGAATGATTACCATCACGACTTCGGGAGAGATGATTAGACATATGAATGTTAAGGATGGTTACGCAATGAAACAAGCCTTAAACCATGGTTTTAATGTCTGTATTATTTCTGGAGGAACTAACGAAGGCGTTCGTACTAGACTAAACCATTTAGGTATTAAAGATGTGTATTTAGGTGCGCATCAAAAAATTGAACAACTTGAAGAGTATTTAAATAATAAGCAAATTAAAGCAGAACACGTATTATATATGGGAGACGACATTCCTGATGTCCCTGTTTTAAAATTGGTTGGTATGCCAAGTTGCCCTCAAGATGCTGTTCCTGAAGTAAAACGTGTCTCTAAATACATCTCGCATAAATTGGGTGGTGAAGGCTGTGTCCGTGACGTCATCGAACAAGTTATGAAAGTGCAAAATAAATGGGATAGCGATTTTGATGCACAGACGTTTTAA
- a CDS encoding geranylgeranylglycerol-phosphate geranylgeranyltransferase, whose amino-acid sequence MKLLQLIRFKNLLLIALVQLLIKYALFPSLSMNINGNELFVSTSLTHFEFLLLMLSTLCIAAGGYIINDIYDIEADAINKPDKQIIGKAITEEKGYNFYMAFTVVGVVLGFYLSNLVGESRFFGIFVIIAALLYIYATFLQRMLLVGNIVISMLVGLSLIIVGIFELLPAITLENSFLQTSMFEVLFDYAVFAFIITLIREIVKDIQDVDGDYKAQLKTLPIVIGKNRAAKTAFGLTILAILLLVYYLVSFLYMQQIVVIYFLITVIAPLIYIAIKLFTAEHKKEFQTISNLLKLVMLSGMLSMVVYLVIK is encoded by the coding sequence TTGAAACTACTTCAGCTTATTCGCTTTAAAAATTTATTACTAATTGCATTAGTACAACTCTTAATTAAATATGCTTTATTCCCATCATTAAGCATGAATATTAACGGAAACGAGCTTTTTGTATCCACATCATTAACACACTTTGAGTTTCTACTATTAATGCTATCCACACTGTGCATTGCTGCAGGAGGTTATATTATAAACGATATTTATGATATCGAAGCAGATGCGATAAACAAACCCGACAAACAAATAATAGGTAAAGCCATTACCGAAGAAAAAGGATACAACTTTTATATGGCATTTACAGTGGTAGGCGTCGTTTTAGGTTTTTATTTATCTAATTTAGTAGGTGAAAGTAGATTTTTCGGCATTTTTGTTATTATCGCTGCACTATTGTATATCTATGCTACATTTTTACAACGCATGCTTTTAGTTGGTAATATTGTAATAAGTATGCTGGTTGGTTTAAGCTTAATTATTGTTGGAATATTCGAATTGCTTCCTGCTATAACCCTTGAAAATAGTTTTTTACAAACCTCTATGTTTGAGGTGTTATTTGACTATGCTGTATTTGCTTTTATAATCACTCTAATTAGAGAAATTGTAAAAGACATTCAAGATGTAGATGGCGATTACAAAGCACAACTAAAAACGTTACCTATTGTAATCGGTAAAAACAGAGCGGCTAAAACTGCTTTTGGATTAACTATTTTAGCTATACTTCTATTAGTGTACTATTTAGTATCCTTTTTATACATGCAACAAATAGTTGTGATCTATTTTTTAATTACTGTCATTGCGCCTTTAATTTATATTGCTATAAAATTATTTACAGCAGAACATAAAAAAGAATTCCAAACCATTAGTAATTTACTTAAGCTAGTTATGCTTTCTGGTATGCTATCCATGGTTGTTTATCTTGTAATTAAGTAA
- a CDS encoding cation:proton antiporter, producing the protein MDILSSYNIIIAVSVTIIVSFLFNGLSKKTNVPAVLMLIIFGVGLQYLLKYLNVDNINFLPILEVLGIVGLIMIVLEAALELELKKEKLIPILKSMGIAIIGLIASAWVAALILYQFIPEMTMQSAWLYATPLSILSSAIIIPSVLGLKESKKEFHIYESTFSDIIGIMMFYFLTGKLDPAEDSGVVGFSLNLIVTIVISLIASYLIILIFQKIKSQVKLFLLIAVLLLLYAVGKKMHLSSLIIILIFGLVIANMKLFFKGKLKKYLHFEKAHHIYHELHTITAETAFVVRTFFFVVFGITIVVSSLFNVNVAMISMLIIASIYIIRYILLRLFIGKDIIPQLFIAPRGLITVLLFYAIPKEAEIATFEPGILLFVIIGTSLIMTGAMIYDKKRNSTAIKTASNKKVETVRWKAPSIDDTKS; encoded by the coding sequence ATGGACATTTTATCCTCATATAATATCATTATTGCAGTATCCGTAACCATAATAGTGTCTTTCCTATTTAATGGTTTGTCTAAAAAAACAAATGTACCTGCAGTACTTATGCTAATTATTTTTGGTGTTGGATTGCAATACCTTTTAAAATACTTAAATGTAGACAATATTAATTTTTTACCCATTCTTGAAGTTTTAGGAATTGTTGGTTTAATTATGATTGTATTGGAAGCTGCATTAGAACTAGAGCTGAAAAAAGAAAAATTAATTCCCATTTTAAAATCCATGGGTATTGCCATAATTGGCTTAATAGCCTCGGCTTGGGTTGCTGCTTTAATATTATATCAATTTATTCCTGAAATGACCATGCAATCGGCATGGCTTTATGCAACGCCTTTATCGATATTATCTAGCGCCATCATAATCCCTAGTGTTTTAGGATTAAAGGAGTCTAAAAAAGAGTTTCACATTTACGAAAGTACATTTTCCGATATTATAGGGATCATGATGTTTTACTTTTTGACAGGAAAACTAGATCCGGCAGAAGATTCTGGGGTTGTAGGCTTTAGCTTAAATCTAATCGTAACCATCGTAATTTCTCTAATTGCCAGTTATTTAATCATCTTAATTTTTCAAAAAATTAAAAGCCAAGTTAAACTGTTTTTACTAATTGCCGTATTGCTTTTACTTTATGCTGTTGGTAAAAAAATGCACTTATCGTCTTTAATAATTATCTTAATATTTGGGCTAGTCATTGCTAACATGAAACTATTTTTTAAAGGTAAATTAAAAAAATACTTACACTTTGAAAAAGCACATCACATTTACCATGAATTACATACTATTACTGCCGAAACCGCTTTTGTAGTCCGCACGTTTTTCTTTGTTGTTTTTGGTATCACTATCGTTGTGTCGTCATTGTTTAATGTTAATGTAGCCATGATAAGTATGCTTATTATTGCTTCCATCTATATTATAAGATACATCCTTTTAAGACTATTTATTGGAAAAGACATTATCCCTCAGTTATTTATTGCTCCTAGAGGTTTGATTACTGTTTTACTTTTTTATGCTATTCCAAAAGAAGCAGAAATCGCCACTTTTGAACCAGGTATCTTATTATTTGTAATTATCGGAACCAGTTTAATAATGACAGGTGCCATGATTTACGATAAAAAAAGAAACTCGACTGCCATCAAAACCGCCTCTAACAAAAAAGTAGAAACGGTACGATGGAAAGCGCCAAGTATTGACGATACTAAATCATAA
- a CDS encoding Maf family nucleotide pyrophosphatase produces MLKEKLKDLHIILASGSPRRQQFFRDLGLDFEVRLKKIKEEYPPNLLHYQITDYLAELKSLPFVEELKPHEILVTSDTIVWHKSKALGKPKTNDEAFEMLSSLSNDTHEVITSVCIRTKNFQKTVNAVTKVTFKNFTDDELWHYIQTYAPLDKAGAYGIQEWIGQIGVTSIEGSFFNVVGMPTHLVYETLNTIAEDF; encoded by the coding sequence ATGCTTAAAGAAAAACTTAAAGATCTCCATATAATATTAGCTTCAGGCTCTCCTAGAAGACAACAATTTTTCAGAGATTTAGGATTAGATTTTGAAGTGCGTTTAAAAAAAATAAAAGAAGAGTATCCTCCAAACTTATTACACTATCAAATTACTGATTACTTAGCAGAATTAAAATCGCTGCCCTTTGTAGAAGAGCTTAAACCGCACGAAATATTAGTAACCAGTGATACTATCGTTTGGCATAAAAGTAAAGCTCTGGGTAAACCCAAAACTAATGACGAAGCTTTTGAAATGTTATCATCACTAAGTAATGATACCCACGAGGTAATTACTTCAGTTTGTATTCGTACCAAAAACTTTCAAAAAACAGTCAATGCTGTTACCAAAGTAACCTTTAAAAACTTTACCGATGATGAGCTGTGGCATTACATCCAAACCTACGCCCCTTTAGATAAAGCTGGTGCTTATGGTATCCAAGAATGGATTGGTCAAATTGGTGTTACAAGTATAGAAGGTTCCTTTTTTAATGTGGTGGGTATGCCCACGCATCTTGTTTATGAAACGTTAAATACTATTGCTGAAGACTTTTAG
- a CDS encoding septum formation inhibitor Maf, whose product MKLLRLSILLVTGLTVLNCKDQPKQNTKVIADATVSPKTEIKAPSFKPSKQFNDYWYAGEAEITSYQLEQSRYGEIRQGTAVLVFVTEPFLAKAQVKADKNNPTNVNVLKLNATKKFNTGIYPYSIMQSTFYPIANNQHAIKASASVQEWCGHVYTQLNNRDQFEVTTHSYFEGEADQNFNIEKAILENEIWTQLRIDPTSLPTGNFTIIPSLEFIRLNHTPLKQYNAFAESTPGQYKLVIKELDRQLVINYSAEFPYTIESWKDTQNGATSKATKLASLKSAYWGKKSNADSELRKTLKLE is encoded by the coding sequence ATGAAATTGTTACGACTGTCAATATTACTAGTTACTGGACTTACCGTATTAAACTGTAAAGACCAACCAAAACAAAACACAAAAGTTATTGCAGACGCAACTGTTTCACCTAAAACAGAAATTAAAGCGCCTAGCTTTAAACCAAGTAAACAATTTAACGACTATTGGTACGCTGGAGAAGCGGAGATTACCTCCTATCAACTAGAACAATCCCGTTATGGAGAAATCCGACAAGGTACAGCTGTTTTAGTTTTTGTAACCGAGCCTTTTTTAGCTAAAGCACAAGTCAAAGCCGATAAAAACAACCCAACAAACGTTAATGTATTAAAGCTTAATGCTACAAAAAAATTCAACACAGGTATTTATCCGTATAGCATTATGCAAAGTACTTTTTACCCTATAGCAAACAACCAACATGCTATAAAAGCAAGTGCTTCAGTGCAAGAATGGTGTGGTCATGTCTACACGCAACTGAATAACCGTGACCAATTTGAAGTCACTACACACTCCTATTTTGAAGGCGAAGCAGATCAAAATTTCAATATCGAGAAAGCCATTTTAGAAAACGAAATTTGGACACAACTACGTATCGACCCAACAAGCCTACCCACAGGTAACTTTACTATTATCCCAAGTTTGGAGTTTATCAGATTAAATCACACGCCTTTAAAACAGTATAACGCTTTCGCGGAAAGTACGCCAGGTCAATACAAACTAGTCATTAAAGAGCTAGACCGTCAGTTAGTGATCAACTACAGTGCAGAATTCCCATATACTATCGAAAGTTGGAAGGACACACAAAATGGAGCCACTTCAAAAGCAACCAAATTAGCATCATTAAAATCGGCGTATTGGGGTAAAAAAAGTAATGCAGATTCTGAGTTAAGAAAAACGCTGAAATTAGAATAA
- a CDS encoding mechanosensitive ion channel domain-containing protein, with protein MFLKNFETELINSAILLVVFIIIRFALKLVIKKIGHTSGINDARINLISRYATVALFLIFLLFIAYVFGAEFKDLAVIFSSVFTVIGIALFAIWSILSNITSGIIMFFSFPYKVGDKIKIHDKDAPIEAIIEDIRAFQLHLRQDNGDLVTYPNNLILQKAVTLVQKDAIEDFGDMH; from the coding sequence ATGTTTTTAAAAAACTTTGAAACCGAATTAATAAATTCGGCTATTCTATTAGTCGTATTTATTATTATACGTTTTGCGTTAAAGCTTGTCATAAAAAAAATAGGACACACCAGCGGAATTAATGATGCTAGAATAAACTTAATTTCTCGATACGCAACAGTAGCGTTATTTTTAATCTTCCTTTTATTTATTGCTTATGTTTTTGGAGCAGAGTTTAAAGATTTAGCCGTCATTTTCTCTTCTGTATTTACGGTAATAGGAATTGCTCTATTTGCTATTTGGTCCATTTTAAGTAATATTACATCAGGAATAATCATGTTTTTTTCATTTCCTTATAAAGTCGGAGATAAAATAAAAATTCATGATAAAGATGCACCAATAGAAGCTATAATTGAAGATATCAGAGCTTTTCAATTACATTTAAGACAAGATAATGGTGACTTAGTAACCTATCCAAACAACCTAATTCTACAAAAAGCTGTAACTTTAGTTCAAAAGGATGCAATTGAAGATTTTGGAGATATGCATTAA
- the corA gene encoding magnesium/cobalt transporter CorA, translating into MAKKTKKKRTQNYKKQLGQIPGALIYTGSKEDKSLHLSAFDYNEAYFKEADLDSVEDAFRFKDSETVTWFNLNGLHFINEIEKIGNHYNLHPLILEDIVNTSQRPKIDEYKDYFFIVLKMMYYNESENLVSEQVSMVMGRNYVLTFQEAEGDVFDSLRERIRHKKGRVRGEGSDYLLYALIDAIVDHYYDIIETMGNKIEDLEDVLFTGLSQEEISQQIQDLKREILKLRRAIFPLKEIINRLEKSENPLIEEKTTHFFRDVYDHIIQVTENIDIYREMIWSLMDMYMTTISNKMNEVMKVLTIIATIFIPLTFIAGIYGMNFTNMPELQYKYGYYVVWIVMLVVLIGMLIYFKRKKWL; encoded by the coding sequence ATGGCTAAAAAAACAAAAAAAAAACGCACCCAAAATTACAAAAAACAATTAGGACAAATTCCTGGTGCTTTAATATATACGGGCTCTAAAGAAGACAAAAGTTTACATTTAAGTGCTTTCGATTATAATGAAGCCTACTTTAAAGAAGCCGATTTAGACTCTGTCGAAGACGCCTTTCGTTTTAAAGATTCTGAAACCGTAACGTGGTTTAATCTTAATGGCCTTCATTTTATTAACGAAATTGAAAAAATCGGGAACCATTATAATTTACATCCTTTAATCTTAGAAGATATTGTAAACACCTCGCAACGCCCAAAAATAGACGAGTATAAAGATTACTTTTTTATAGTACTCAAAATGATGTATTATAATGAGTCCGAAAATTTGGTTTCGGAACAGGTTAGTATGGTCATGGGAAGAAACTATGTTCTGACGTTTCAAGAGGCAGAAGGCGATGTCTTTGACAGCTTAAGAGAACGTATTCGACATAAAAAAGGACGCGTTCGTGGAGAAGGATCCGATTATTTACTTTATGCATTAATCGATGCCATTGTTGATCATTATTATGATATAATCGAAACTATGGGTAATAAAATTGAAGATCTGGAAGATGTGTTGTTCACAGGCTTATCCCAAGAAGAAATCTCACAACAAATTCAAGATTTAAAAAGAGAAATACTAAAATTACGTCGCGCTATTTTTCCCCTTAAAGAAATTATAAATCGCTTAGAAAAAAGCGAAAACCCCTTAATTGAAGAAAAAACAACTCACTTTTTTAGAGACGTTTACGACCATATCATTCAAGTTACTGAAAACATAGATATTTATCGAGAAATGATTTGGAGTTTAATGGACATGTATATGACTACCATTAGTAATAAAATGAATGAAGTCATGAAGGTACTAACCATTATTGCGACCATATTTATTCCATTAACTTTTATTGCTGGTATTTACGGGATGAATTTTACCAACATGCCAGAACTACAATACAAGTATGGTTATTATGTCGTTTGGATTGTCATGCTGGTTGTTTTAATAGGAATGCTCATTTATTTTAAACGTAAAAAATGGCTTTAA
- a CDS encoding PIG-L family deacetylase: MQKLLASLLFLLCFSLTTQAQQPEKLNASEIHQAVKKLNFLGSVLYLAAHPDDENTRLISYMSNHVKARTAYLSLTRGDGGQNLIGPEIRELLGVIRTQELLAARRTDGGEQRFTRANDFGYSKHPDETLAIWNKNEVLSDVVLAIRQFKPDIIINRFDHRSPGTTHGHHTSSAMLSVEAFDLANDKNAFPEQVKQYGTWQPQREFFNTSWWFYGSQEKFDEADKTNLLNFDIGVYYPALGLSNNEIAALASSKHLCQGFGRLTQRGSQTEYIELIKGDLPKDKSNLFDGINTTWTRVKGGDKIESILKSVDSNFNFENPASHLDQLLKAKQLIEKIDSPQWKTQKIKEINRIIEACAGLYLEASASTPTAATGQSIDITIEVLNRSNATIKLDSYSISNTETTYGKPLNTNDKQELKAQLDIPTTLQPTAPYWLNKKGSLGMYRVDDNNLIGKPETPRAITVAFNLKINGVPFTITKDLIYRYSKPDKGELYRPFEIIPEASAKISQKVIIFENDQQKDIPVTVKAGKDNLEGYVTIAHPKGWSVFPEKQKFIIANKDQEQTLLFTVIPPKNQSEGLMTPMVHVGDNVYTKELVEIDYEHIPFQTVLLPSESKIVRLDIKKRGENIAYIEGAGDVVPASLQQIGYNVMILKPEEITAERLSAFDAVVIGIRAYNIVDQIKFKQDILFDFVEKGGNMIVQYNTNRRLKTDQIAPYKLKLSRDRVTDENAEVILLAPDHEVLNFPNKITSNDFEGWTQERGLYFPDEWASEFTPILSMHDKDETAKTGSLLIAKHGKGHYIYTGLSFFREFPAGVSGAYRLFANMLSIGKSDLNTDNGLKN; this comes from the coding sequence ATGCAAAAATTATTGGCTTCACTCCTATTTCTATTGTGCTTTTCATTAACAACACAAGCACAACAACCAGAAAAACTAAACGCCTCAGAGATACACCAAGCAGTAAAAAAACTCAACTTTTTAGGTTCAGTTTTATATCTAGCCGCACACCCTGACGACGAAAACACAAGACTAATCTCTTACATGTCTAATCATGTAAAAGCCCGTACCGCTTACTTATCTTTAACAAGAGGTGATGGTGGACAAAATTTAATTGGTCCAGAAATAAGAGAATTATTAGGAGTTATCCGTACCCAAGAATTATTAGCCGCAAGACGTACAGATGGTGGAGAACAACGCTTTACTAGAGCCAATGACTTTGGTTACTCTAAGCATCCTGACGAAACGTTAGCCATTTGGAATAAAAATGAAGTATTAAGCGACGTTGTTCTAGCCATCAGACAATTTAAACCAGACATTATAATTAACCGTTTTGACCACAGAAGCCCAGGAACAACACACGGACACCATACTAGTTCTGCCATGTTAAGCGTCGAAGCTTTCGATTTAGCTAACGATAAAAATGCCTTTCCAGAACAAGTAAAACAATATGGAACTTGGCAACCACAACGCGAGTTTTTTAATACCTCATGGTGGTTTTATGGAAGTCAAGAAAAATTTGACGAAGCCGATAAAACCAATCTTTTAAATTTTGATATTGGTGTGTACTATCCAGCATTAGGTTTATCTAATAACGAAATCGCAGCATTAGCAAGTAGCAAACATTTATGCCAAGGTTTTGGACGATTAACACAACGAGGAAGTCAAACAGAATATATCGAGCTAATCAAAGGAGACTTACCAAAAGACAAATCCAATTTATTTGATGGCATTAACACCACTTGGACCCGTGTAAAAGGTGGTGATAAAATTGAATCCATTTTAAAAAGTGTAGACTCTAATTTCAATTTTGAAAATCCTGCATCACATTTAGATCAACTTTTAAAAGCCAAACAATTAATTGAGAAGATTGATAGTCCACAATGGAAAACTCAAAAAATTAAAGAAATAAACAGAATTATTGAAGCCTGTGCTGGATTATACTTAGAAGCGTCTGCGAGTACTCCAACAGCTGCAACTGGTCAATCTATCGACATTACTATTGAAGTTTTAAACCGTAGCAATGCAACTATAAAATTAGACAGTTATTCTATATCTAATACTGAAACTACTTATGGAAAACCTTTAAATACAAATGACAAACAAGAGTTAAAAGCACAACTAGATATTCCAACCACTTTACAACCAACAGCACCTTATTGGTTAAATAAAAAAGGAAGCTTAGGAATGTACCGTGTAGACGATAACAATTTAATTGGTAAACCTGAAACACCTCGTGCCATTACTGTTGCTTTTAATCTTAAAATAAACGGCGTACCATTCACGATAACTAAAGACTTAATTTACCGTTACTCTAAACCTGATAAAGGCGAATTGTACAGACCGTTTGAAATTATTCCGGAAGCATCGGCTAAAATTTCACAAAAAGTAATCATTTTTGAAAACGACCAACAAAAAGACATTCCTGTAACAGTAAAAGCTGGAAAAGACAATTTAGAAGGTTATGTTACTATCGCACATCCAAAAGGGTGGTCTGTGTTCCCTGAAAAACAAAAATTTATAATTGCAAACAAAGACCAAGAGCAAACGCTATTGTTTACAGTAATCCCTCCAAAAAATCAAAGTGAAGGCTTAATGACGCCTATGGTACATGTTGGGGATAATGTGTATACTAAAGAGTTAGTTGAAATTGACTACGAGCACATTCCGTTTCAAACGGTATTATTACCAAGCGAAAGCAAAATAGTCCGTTTGGATATTAAAAAACGTGGTGAAAACATTGCTTACATTGAAGGTGCTGGAGATGTTGTTCCTGCAAGCCTACAACAAATTGGGTATAATGTGATGATTTTAAAACCGGAAGAAATAACAGCAGAGCGTTTGAGTGCTTTTGATGCAGTTGTTATCGGAATTAGAGCATACAATATTGTAGACCAAATAAAATTTAAGCAAGACATCTTATTTGATTTTGTTGAAAAAGGAGGAAACATGATTGTGCAATACAATACCAATCGTCGTTTAAAAACAGACCAAATTGCACCTTACAAATTAAAATTATCAAGAGACCGTGTGACGGACGAAAATGCTGAAGTTATATTATTAGCACCAGACCATGAGGTTTTAAATTTTCCAAATAAAATAACTTCAAATGATTTTGAAGGTTGGACACAAGAGCGTGGTTTATATTTTCCTGACGAATGGGCTTCAGAATTTACACCTATCTTATCTATGCACGATAAAGACGAAACCGCTAAAACGGGAAGCTTATTAATTGCAAAACATGGAAAAGGACATTACATCTATACAGGCTTAAGCTTTTTTAGAGAGTTCCCTGCAGGTGTTTCTGGTGCTTACCGATTATTTGCTAATATGTTAAGTATTGGAAAATCTGATTTAAATACTGATAATGGATTAAAAAACTAA
- a CDS encoding sodium:solute symporter, which translates to MQTLDWIVLIGTLLTIVIYGTYQTRGSKNVQDFLKGGSTSKWWTIGLSVMATQASAITFLSTPGQAFHSGMGFVQFYFGLPIAMIVICMVFIPLYHRLKVYTAYEFLENRFDRKTRTLTAVLFLIQRGLAAGITIFAPAIILSAVLGWNLLLLNVIIGVLVIIYTVSGGTKAVNVTQKHQMVVIFTGMVIAFILILNQLPDDITFRKALDIAGASGKMEVLDFSFDLDNRYTVWSGLIGGTFLMLSYFGTDQSQVQRYLSGKSVKEMRLGLIFNGLLKVPMQFFILLVGVMVFVFYQFNDAPINFNPTATEVVLNSEYADQYNALQLEQKEIFDLKKATITAFASSDGKVNQDLIASYNAKSDTIRAHARDLIKKAGESKGLKVESNDKDYVFIHFILNNLPKGLIGLLLAVILSAAMSSTASELNALASTTTIDLYKHRVGPKTDAQMVKASRGFTLLWGIMAIGVACVANLAENLIQLVNIIGSIFYGNVLGIFLLAFFFKQIKANAVFIAALITQVLVIGLFFLNEYDFINLPFLWLNFVGCAIVMAIAFILQTTFKTTNPDTV; encoded by the coding sequence ATGCAAACACTAGATTGGATTGTCTTAATTGGGACACTGTTAACCATTGTTATTTATGGTACGTATCAAACCAGAGGAAGTAAGAATGTACAAGATTTTTTAAAAGGCGGTAGCACTAGTAAATGGTGGACTATTGGTTTATCGGTTATGGCGACTCAAGCCAGCGCTATTACATTTTTAAGCACACCAGGGCAAGCGTTTCACTCCGGAATGGGCTTTGTTCAATTTTATTTTGGACTACCTATTGCTATGATTGTGATTTGCATGGTATTTATCCCACTATATCACAGACTAAAAGTATATACGGCTTACGAGTTTTTAGAAAACCGTTTTGACCGTAAAACACGAACACTGACAGCTGTTTTGTTTTTAATACAACGTGGATTAGCAGCAGGAATAACCATATTCGCGCCTGCTATTATTTTATCTGCGGTTTTAGGTTGGAATTTATTACTATTGAATGTTATTATTGGCGTTTTGGTAATTATTTACACTGTTTCTGGAGGAACAAAAGCAGTAAATGTCACTCAAAAACACCAGATGGTTGTGATTTTCACAGGAATGGTTATCGCTTTCATTTTAATATTAAATCAATTACCTGACGATATTACCTTCAGAAAAGCACTAGACATCGCTGGTGCTAGTGGTAAAATGGAAGTCCTCGATTTTTCTTTCGATTTAGATAATAGATATACCGTTTGGAGTGGTTTAATTGGTGGTACGTTTTTAATGCTATCCTATTTTGGAACAGACCAAAGTCAAGTACAACGGTATTTGTCTGGAAAATCTGTAAAAGAAATGCGTTTAGGGCTAATATTTAACGGATTACTTAAAGTTCCTATGCAATTTTTTATTCTGCTAGTTGGTGTCATGGTTTTTGTGTTTTATCAATTTAACGATGCTCCAATTAATTTTAATCCTACTGCTACTGAAGTTGTTTTAAATTCCGAGTATGCTGACCAGTATAATGCACTACAATTAGAACAAAAAGAAATTTTTGATCTAAAAAAAGCAACCATTACAGCATTTGCGAGTTCGGATGGAAAAGTTAACCAAGACCTTATAGCAAGCTACAATGCTAAAAGTGATACCATAAGAGCTCATGCTAGAGATTTAATAAAAAAAGCTGGGGAATCTAAAGGTTTAAAAGTAGAAAGTAATGACAAGGACTATGTCTTTATACATTTTATCCTAAATAATTTACCAAAGGGGTTAATCGGATTATTATTGGCAGTCATTTTAAGTGCGGCTATGTCCAGTACAGCTTCAGAGCTTAATGCATTAGCTAGTACAACCACTATAGATTTATATAAACATCGTGTGGGACCAAAAACGGATGCCCAAATGGTCAAAGCCTCAAGAGGTTTTACACTGCTTTGGGGAATCATGGCAATTGGAGTCGCCTGCGTCGCCAATCTAGCAGAAAACCTTATACAACTGGTCAATATTATTGGATCTATATTTTATGGTAACGTGCTTGGTATTTTCTTATTAGCGTTTTTCTTTAAGCAAATTAAAGCCAACGCCGTATTTATAGCTGCTCTAATCACACAAGTTTTGGTTATTGGTTTATTCTTTTTAAACGAATACGACTTTATCAACTTACCCTTTTTATGGTTGAACTTTGTGGGATGTGCTATAGTCATGGCTATCGCATTTATATTACAAACTACATTTAAAACTACCAATCCAGATACGGTTTAG